The proteins below come from a single Methylobacterium sp. SyP6R genomic window:
- a CDS encoding tyrosinase family protein: protein MRFTRRAFVGTALAASIAPPIGRARAAARYKRCLVTTPEGQKALASYAKGVQAMLKLPADHPHNWFRNAFVHLMDCPHGNWWFYVWHRGYIGYFEQTIRKLSGDPDFALPYWDWTQEPKIPDGMFGPGLTPTDAAFEPYTKTLDIFTAYFKPGFERYWGGLTPAQQQQLAARGYKTLGNAWSDVTGIDGKGKYDPGNEAFAATSRARYLSRDKPGLDAGATTAVSKYTVLAGLLAPHFNDPTVSLSFTSSKSPSHTAPPAEKPAFSVLEGQPHNLVHNCIGGVGPFDPGPYGNMTNFLSPVDPIFFLHHANMDRLWDVWVRKQQSFKQPYLPEGKDLDLLSKEPFLFFVDADEKAVLDGKAGDYLSTDRFNYEYDRAGYGEELIGSTIAAPVPAAPTLTTARATGNAASLSLPAAALRRPGAAAETARPIVALITLDRAAAGSDVRQFRVLLGDAAGSDANPAGTIGFFGPAMAHGHGGHETTFAIALPPTNPVLADRAKAGTRPAGAGERPADVVVRVVPADGGRNAPNVLKSVAIGPL, encoded by the coding sequence ATGCGGTTCACACGGCGCGCGTTCGTGGGCACGGCCCTGGCGGCCAGCATCGCCCCGCCGATCGGACGGGCCAGGGCGGCGGCGCGGTACAAGAGATGCCTCGTCACCACGCCGGAGGGGCAGAAGGCGCTGGCGAGCTACGCCAAGGGCGTCCAGGCGATGCTGAAGCTGCCGGCCGACCATCCCCACAACTGGTTCCGCAACGCGTTCGTCCATCTCATGGATTGTCCGCACGGCAATTGGTGGTTCTACGTCTGGCATCGCGGCTATATCGGTTATTTCGAGCAGACGATCCGCAAGCTCAGCGGCGATCCGGACTTCGCGCTTCCCTACTGGGACTGGACGCAGGAGCCCAAGATCCCGGATGGCATGTTCGGCCCCGGGCTGACGCCGACCGATGCCGCGTTCGAGCCGTATACGAAGACGCTCGACATCTTCACGGCGTATTTCAAGCCCGGCTTCGAGCGCTACTGGGGCGGCCTCACGCCGGCCCAGCAACAGCAACTCGCCGCGCGCGGCTACAAGACTCTCGGCAATGCCTGGAGCGACGTGACGGGCATCGACGGGAAGGGCAAGTACGATCCGGGGAACGAGGCCTTCGCGGCCACGTCCCGCGCCCGGTACCTCTCCCGCGACAAGCCGGGTCTTGACGCGGGCGCCACAACCGCCGTGTCCAAGTACACCGTGCTTGCCGGATTGCTCGCACCGCACTTCAACGACCCGACCGTCTCGCTCAGCTTCACCAGCTCGAAGAGCCCGTCCCATACCGCCCCACCCGCCGAGAAGCCGGCTTTCTCGGTTCTCGAAGGGCAGCCGCACAACCTCGTCCACAATTGCATCGGCGGGGTCGGGCCTTTCGATCCGGGGCCGTACGGCAACATGACGAACTTCCTCTCGCCGGTCGATCCGATCTTCTTCCTGCATCACGCCAACATGGACCGCCTCTGGGACGTCTGGGTCCGCAAGCAGCAATCGTTCAAGCAGCCGTATCTCCCGGAAGGGAAGGACCTCGATCTTCTTTCGAAGGAGCCGTTCCTGTTCTTCGTCGATGCGGACGAAAAGGCGGTCCTCGACGGCAAGGCCGGCGACTATCTCTCGACCGACCGCTTCAACTACGAGTACGACCGCGCGGGCTACGGCGAGGAACTGATCGGATCGACGATCGCGGCGCCCGTCCCCGCGGCGCCGACGCTGACGACCGCCCGTGCGACCGGCAATGCCGCGTCCCTCAGCCTGCCGGCTGCGGCCCTGCGGCGACCGGGGGCCGCGGCCGAGACCGCGCGGCCGATCGTGGCGCTGATCACGCTCGATCGCGCGGCGGCCGGCTCGGATGTCAGGCAGTTCCGTGTGCTGCTCGGCGACGCTGCGGGGAGCGATGCGAACCCCGCCGGCACGATCGGGTTCTTCGGTCCGGCCATGGCGCATGGGCATGGCGGCCACGAGACGACCTTCGCGATCGCCCTGCCGCCGACGAATCCCGTTCTGGCCGATCGGGCGAAGGCGGGCACCAGGCCTGCGGGTGCGGGCGAGAGGCCGGCGGACGTGGTGGTGCGGGTCGTGCCCGCGGATGGCGGGAGGAACGCACCCAACGTTCTCAAGTCCGTCGCCATCGGGCCGCTCTAG
- a CDS encoding replication initiator protein A has product MPMAKLHLKTREEFAQLSLHEKNEYLQGVAQQVAHLRGDEFTRLSKDGLSRIRRFYSRRSFADLKLAEFGEEEPLRKSLTVLAEAIRSEEVAKIVEHEVVRPPRALVRPPPIDDAQLAFFVPTVHDAPIKDDMNLMDIAPFALSKTTGEGVIRYELKDSVITVEGGAEVGLATAYDYDIVINMISHLAEQTRQYRIDDSKGLRPSLPPRTYRPAASEILKFCRRELGGKQYEDLERALDRLQATRIKITNLSSDKAKTRRRETEAFPLIGRYKVVSRTSADRIDQVEIDIPDWVYEGVVKPDGKPSILTLNPDYFLITRPIAKFLYRLARKAAGQTEARYGMTELHKRSGSKLPKHKFRQAIKEIVEAAVPLPDYDLSIIDGEREPVLRMVNRSNDKSAVHESGNP; this is encoded by the coding sequence ATGCCGATGGCGAAGCTGCATCTCAAGACGCGCGAGGAGTTCGCCCAACTCTCGCTCCACGAGAAGAACGAGTACCTGCAAGGCGTCGCGCAGCAGGTCGCGCACTTACGCGGGGACGAGTTCACCCGCCTGTCGAAGGATGGCCTCAGCCGCATCCGGCGCTTCTACAGCCGACGCTCCTTCGCGGACCTGAAGCTCGCGGAGTTCGGCGAGGAGGAGCCGCTCCGAAAATCCCTCACGGTCCTGGCGGAGGCGATCCGCTCCGAGGAGGTCGCCAAGATCGTCGAGCACGAGGTGGTGAGGCCCCCGCGCGCCCTCGTCCGGCCGCCGCCGATCGACGACGCCCAGCTGGCCTTCTTCGTGCCGACCGTCCACGACGCGCCGATCAAGGACGACATGAACCTGATGGACATCGCGCCCTTCGCCCTGTCGAAGACGACGGGGGAGGGGGTGATCCGGTACGAATTGAAGGATTCCGTCATCACCGTCGAGGGCGGCGCCGAGGTCGGGCTCGCCACGGCTTACGACTACGACATCGTCATCAACATGATCTCGCATCTGGCGGAGCAGACGCGCCAGTACCGGATCGACGATTCCAAGGGGTTGCGTCCGTCCCTGCCGCCCCGGACCTACCGGCCCGCCGCCTCGGAGATCCTGAAATTCTGCCGGCGTGAGCTCGGCGGCAAGCAGTACGAGGATCTCGAGCGCGCACTCGATCGCCTGCAGGCGACCCGCATCAAGATCACCAACCTGTCGAGCGACAAGGCCAAGACGCGCCGCCGCGAGACCGAGGCGTTTCCGCTGATCGGCCGCTACAAGGTCGTGTCCCGGACCAGCGCCGACCGTATCGACCAGGTCGAGATCGACATTCCGGACTGGGTCTACGAGGGCGTCGTCAAGCCCGACGGCAAGCCGTCGATCCTGACCCTGAACCCGGACTACTTCCTGATCACGCGGCCGATCGCCAAGTTCCTCTACCGCCTCGCCCGCAAGGCGGCCGGGCAGACGGAAGCCCGCTACGGCATGACCGAACTCCACAAGCGGAGCGGCTCGAAGCTGCCCAAGCACAAATTCCGTCAGGCGATCAAGGAGATCGTCGAGGCGGCGGTGCCGCTGCCCGATTACGACCTCAGCATCATCGACGGCGAGCGCGAGCCGGTGCTGCGGATGGTGAACCGGTCCAATGACAAATCCGCCGTACATGAGTCCGGCAATCCGTGA
- the atzF gene encoding allophanate hydrolase: MTDFPLTLADYRTAYASGSLTPEQAVREVYRRIAAHDDPAVFLTLRPEAEVAAEAENLPAGPLHGIPVAVKDNIDVAGLPTTCACPDDARVATQDAAVVARLRQAGALVIGKTNLDQFATGLVGVRSPYGVPRNTLDPALVPGGSSSGSAVAVAAGLVPLALGTDTAGSGRVPAGLNNIVGLKPSLGALSTRGVVPACRTLDCVSVFALTVEDAFAGFSALAGFDAADPFSRAMAVGRPGPLPRRIGVPDGASRRFGGDALSEAAFDRALADLEALGATLVPVDLTPFFAAAALLYDGPWVAERWEAIRDLITERPEALHPVTRAITERATAFSAADAFAGRYRLAELRRATEPVWQGIDGKGIDALCVPTFPRPQTLAALAADPIGPNAELGTYTNFVNLLDLCALAVPSHPRADGWPAGVTLIAPAGRDAALVPLGEALHRAAGLAMGATGAPLPPAPAPGPARAGDDEIELVVVGAHLSGLPLNGELTALGARLLRAVATTPDYRLFALPGAGPRRPGLVRVAAGTGTSIATEVWALTPEAFGRFVAGIPAPLGIGTLRLSDSTTPKGFLCEPEGVRDAEDVSGHGGWRAYLAAGRA; the protein is encoded by the coding sequence GTGACCGATTTTCCTCTCACCCTCGCCGATTACCGGACGGCCTACGCCTCGGGATCGCTCACGCCCGAGCAAGCCGTGCGCGAGGTCTACCGGCGCATCGCGGCACATGACGATCCGGCGGTCTTCCTCACCCTGCGGCCCGAGGCCGAAGTGGCGGCGGAAGCGGAAAACCTGCCGGCCGGCCCGCTCCACGGCATCCCGGTTGCGGTAAAGGACAATATCGACGTGGCGGGCCTGCCCACCACCTGCGCCTGCCCCGATGATGCGCGCGTCGCGACGCAGGACGCCGCGGTGGTGGCGCGGCTGCGGCAGGCCGGGGCGCTGGTCATCGGCAAGACCAACCTCGACCAGTTCGCCACCGGCCTCGTCGGGGTGCGCTCGCCCTACGGCGTGCCGCGCAACACCCTCGATCCGGCGCTCGTGCCCGGCGGCTCGTCGTCGGGCTCGGCCGTCGCGGTGGCGGCCGGGCTGGTGCCGCTGGCGCTCGGCACCGACACCGCAGGTTCCGGCCGGGTGCCGGCGGGGCTCAACAATATCGTCGGGCTCAAGCCGAGCCTCGGGGCGCTGTCGACACGCGGCGTGGTGCCGGCCTGCCGCACCCTCGATTGCGTCTCGGTCTTCGCGCTGACCGTCGAGGACGCCTTCGCGGGCTTCTCGGCGCTTGCCGGATTCGACGCCGCCGATCCGTTCTCGCGGGCCATGGCCGTCGGGCGGCCGGGACCGCTGCCGCGGCGAATCGGCGTGCCGGACGGTGCGAGCCGGCGATTCGGCGGCGACGCGCTCTCCGAGGCCGCCTTCGATCGCGCCCTCGCCGATCTCGAGGCGCTCGGCGCGACCCTGGTCCCGGTCGACCTGACACCGTTCTTCGCCGCCGCCGCCCTCCTCTATGACGGGCCGTGGGTGGCCGAGCGCTGGGAGGCGATCCGCGACCTCATCACCGAACGGCCGGAGGCACTGCACCCGGTCACCCGCGCCATCACGGAACGCGCCACCGCCTTCTCAGCCGCCGATGCCTTCGCGGGCCGCTATCGGCTGGCGGAGTTGCGCCGGGCCACCGAACCGGTCTGGCAAGGGATCGACGGAAAGGGAATCGACGCGCTCTGCGTGCCGACCTTCCCGCGCCCGCAGACCCTGGCGGCGCTCGCCGCCGACCCGATCGGCCCCAATGCCGAGCTCGGCACCTACACCAACTTCGTCAACCTGCTCGATCTCTGCGCGCTGGCGGTGCCGAGCCATCCCCGCGCCGACGGATGGCCGGCCGGCGTGACGCTGATCGCCCCGGCGGGCCGGGATGCCGCCCTGGTCCCCCTCGGCGAGGCCCTCCACCGCGCCGCCGGCCTCGCCATGGGCGCGACCGGCGCACCCCTGCCGCCGGCGCCCGCGCCGGGCCCGGCACGCGCCGGCGACGACGAGATCGAACTGGTGGTGGTCGGCGCGCACCTGTCGGGCCTTCCCCTCAACGGCGAGCTGACGGCGTTGGGCGCGCGGCTCCTGCGGGCGGTCGCGACCACGCCCGATTACCGGCTCTTCGCCCTGCCGGGCGCAGGCCCGCGCCGTCCCGGCCTGGTGCGGGTGGCGGCGGGGACGGGCACGTCGATCGCCACCGAGGTCTGGGCACTCACGCCCGAGGCCTTCGGCCGCTTCGTCGCAGGCATTCCCGCCCCCCTCGGCATCGGCACCCTGCGGCTTTCCGACAGCACGACCCCGAAGGGATTCCTGTGCGAGCCGGAGGGGGTCCGGGACGCGGAGGACGTGTCGGGCCATGGCGGATGGCGCGCCTATCTGGCGGCCGGCCGGGCTTGA
- a CDS encoding DJ-1/PfpI family protein, whose product MTTPLAHGAFPPTQRVGILVYDNFEPIDVFGFAEAFTIARFVGTGYDSPPPYPFSVKLIGHRREPVRSINGPAVMPDWDMAEALAEALAEPLDVLMIPGGGGTWPLLDETTDPEGVAALLDWVRRMDERVKLMASVCTGAAVLARAGLLDGHPATTNHASFAWVAQHGPAVLWDSVSRWVDAGRYATSAGVSAGIDLGFYLVSRLAGRAVAENAVASAEYDWHRDPQMPIDYPQRAQA is encoded by the coding sequence GTGACGACGCCCTTAGCCCATGGTGCCTTTCCGCCCACGCAGCGGGTCGGGATTCTCGTCTACGACAACTTCGAGCCGATCGACGTGTTCGGGTTCGCGGAGGCGTTCACGATCGCCCGGTTCGTCGGAACCGGTTACGACAGCCCGCCGCCCTATCCGTTCTCGGTCAAGCTGATCGGGCATCGGCGCGAGCCGGTGCGGAGCATCAACGGCCCCGCCGTCATGCCGGATTGGGACATGGCCGAGGCGCTGGCCGAGGCGCTGGCCGAGCCGCTGGACGTCCTCATGATCCCGGGCGGCGGCGGAACCTGGCCCCTCCTCGACGAAACGACCGACCCCGAGGGCGTGGCGGCTTTGCTCGACTGGGTCCGCCGGATGGACGAACGGGTGAAGCTCATGGCGTCGGTCTGCACCGGCGCCGCGGTGCTCGCCCGCGCCGGGCTGCTCGACGGCCATCCCGCCACCACCAACCATGCCAGCTTCGCCTGGGTGGCGCAGCACGGGCCGGCCGTCCTCTGGGACAGCGTCTCGCGCTGGGTCGATGCGGGCCGCTACGCGACGTCCGCCGGCGTCTCGGCGGGGATCGATCTCGGCTTCTACCTCGTGTCGCGGCTCGCCGGCCGCGCCGTGGCCGAGAATGCCGTCGCCTCGGCCGAGTACGACTGGCACCGCGACCCGCAGATGCCGATCGACTACCCGCAGCGGGCGCAAGCCTGA
- a CDS encoding group III truncated hemoglobin, whose amino-acid sequence MARMILDESSLAPFLAAFYARVRSDPLVGPVFAAAIPEAEWPRHMATIEAFWSSVLFKTGRYKGNPFGRHQALGALRPEHFARWLALFRETAASCFAPDEAEALQARAERIGASLQAGLFFRPGDTGAVPTACRAGRPAR is encoded by the coding sequence ATGGCTCGGATGATTCTGGACGAGAGCAGCCTCGCCCCCTTCCTGGCAGCCTTCTACGCGCGCGTCCGCAGCGACCCGCTCGTCGGGCCGGTCTTCGCCGCCGCGATTCCGGAGGCCGAGTGGCCCCGGCACATGGCGACGATCGAGGCATTCTGGTCGTCGGTCCTGTTCAAGACGGGCCGCTACAAGGGCAATCCGTTCGGCCGGCACCAGGCGCTCGGCGCCTTGAGACCGGAGCACTTTGCGCGGTGGCTCGCCCTGTTCCGGGAGACGGCCGCCTCGTGCTTCGCCCCGGACGAGGCGGAGGCCCTGCAGGCGCGGGCCGAGCGGATCGGCGCGAGCCTTCAGGCCGGCCTGTTCTTCCGCCCCGGCGACACCGGTGCGGTCCCTACCGCTTGCCGAGCAGGTAGACCTGCCAGGTGA
- the repB gene encoding plasmid partitioning protein RepB produces the protein MSRKALFGAIGNRESQAPEVPAPAVARVRARPILGSPDLIADTAAKPVGAISQSLGEVSERAKRAEEIEKKLTEGQVIVAIDTDLVDPSFVSDRMPVSEQALASLAEKIRDHGQLNPILVRPHPEAPGRYQVAFGHRRLRAVTALGLPVRAVVRELTDEQLVVAQGQENHEREDLSYIEKALFAHRLERRGFTRATIMAAMSIYKSDLSNMLSVATRIPEEIIHAIGPAPGIGRRAWLDLVGLMAEEGRADAIRRAIADPAFAALESEARFKQVIAATKPPPVRAKAESWSTANGETLAKVTQDEDRVSLTIDRRKSPDFAEFVLTRLRDLYAEFKAGA, from the coding sequence TTGAGCAGGAAGGCGCTGTTCGGCGCGATCGGCAATCGCGAGTCTCAAGCCCCCGAGGTCCCGGCCCCCGCGGTCGCCCGCGTGCGGGCGCGGCCCATCCTCGGCTCGCCCGACCTCATCGCGGACACGGCCGCCAAGCCCGTGGGCGCCATCAGCCAGTCGCTCGGCGAGGTCAGCGAGCGCGCCAAGCGTGCCGAGGAGATCGAGAAGAAGCTGACCGAAGGCCAGGTCATCGTCGCGATCGACACGGACCTCGTCGACCCGTCCTTCGTCTCAGACCGCATGCCGGTCTCCGAGCAGGCGCTGGCGAGCCTGGCCGAAAAAATCCGCGACCACGGCCAGCTCAACCCGATCCTGGTCCGGCCCCATCCGGAGGCGCCTGGCCGCTACCAGGTCGCCTTCGGCCACCGCCGGCTGCGGGCGGTGACGGCGCTCGGCCTCCCGGTGCGGGCCGTGGTCCGCGAGCTGACGGACGAGCAGCTGGTCGTCGCGCAGGGACAGGAGAACCACGAGCGCGAGGATCTCTCCTACATCGAGAAGGCGCTGTTCGCGCATCGCCTGGAGCGGCGCGGCTTCACCCGCGCGACGATCATGGCGGCGATGTCGATCTACAAGAGCGACCTGTCGAACATGCTCTCGGTCGCCACCAGGATCCCCGAGGAGATCATCCACGCCATCGGTCCGGCGCCCGGCATCGGCCGGCGGGCCTGGCTCGATCTGGTCGGCCTGATGGCGGAGGAGGGGCGGGCGGATGCGATCCGTAGGGCGATCGCCGATCCGGCCTTCGCCGCGCTCGAGAGCGAGGCCCGGTTCAAGCAGGTCATCGCCGCGACGAAGCCGCCGCCGGTCCGGGCCAAGGCGGAGAGCTGGTCCACGGCGAACGGCGAGACGCTGGCGAAGGTAACGCAGGACGAGGACCGCGTCTCGCTCACCATCGACCGGCGCAAGTCGCCGGACTTCGCCGAGTTCGTGCTGACCCGCCTGCGCGACCTGTATGCGGAGTTCAAGGCCGGCGCGTGA
- the hpxZ gene encoding oxalurate catabolism protein HpxZ — translation MDIDHPDVKAEVEAAFAAYETALVTNDVPTLEALFWDDPRTIRYGIGENLYGMDAIRAFRRARSPVGVERRIDRTVITTFGRDFATASTLFWREAHPGKVGRQMQSWARLPEGWRVVAAHVSLIDEVPA, via the coding sequence ATGGACATCGACCACCCCGACGTGAAGGCCGAGGTCGAGGCGGCTTTCGCGGCTTACGAAACCGCCCTCGTCACCAACGACGTGCCGACCCTGGAGGCCCTGTTCTGGGACGATCCCCGCACCATCCGGTACGGCATCGGGGAGAATCTCTACGGCATGGACGCGATCCGGGCGTTCCGCCGGGCGCGCTCGCCGGTCGGGGTCGAGCGGCGGATCGATCGGACCGTCATCACCACCTTCGGGCGCGACTTCGCCACCGCCTCGACGCTGTTCTGGCGCGAGGCGCATCCCGGCAAGGTCGGGCGCCAGATGCAGTCCTGGGCCCGGCTCCCCGAGGGCTGGCGGGTCGTCGCCGCCCATGTCAGCCTGATCGACGAGGTTCCCGCGTGA
- the repA gene encoding plasmid partitioning protein RepA, translating to MSAETANAAAMPGAAPPSELKELVQRHGAELSAQLQAHHRNIFPPEAEKTIRPFSPAEAARLLGIHESYLRQVATEENGITPLVKNGRRSYSVEDIHELRKRLDQGTRGNRRYLPHRGPGEHLQVVTVMNFKGGSGKTTTAAHLAQHLALHGYRVLAIDLDPQASLSALFGHQPETHVGPNETLYGAIRYDDQRRPIAEIVRGTYIPGLHIVPANLELMEFEHDTPKALLQRRSGDTLFFARIGQAIGQAQNLYDVVVIDCPPQLGYLTLSALTAATAVLITVHPQMLDVMSMSQFLQMTGDLLDEVSRHGASTSYDWMKYLITRFEPGDGPQNQMVAFLRSIFGEHVLIHPMLKSTAISDAGLTNQTIFEVERQQFTRSTYDRAVEAVTNVNTEIEAQIKKAWGRAV from the coding sequence ATGAGTGCGGAGACGGCGAATGCGGCGGCCATGCCCGGGGCGGCGCCTCCTTCCGAGCTGAAAGAGCTGGTGCAGCGTCACGGCGCCGAGCTCTCCGCCCAGCTGCAGGCCCACCACCGCAACATCTTCCCGCCGGAAGCCGAGAAGACCATCCGGCCGTTCAGCCCGGCGGAAGCCGCCCGGCTGCTCGGGATCCACGAATCCTACCTCCGGCAGGTCGCCACCGAGGAGAACGGGATCACGCCTCTGGTGAAGAACGGCCGCCGCAGCTACTCGGTCGAGGATATCCACGAGCTGCGCAAGCGCCTGGACCAGGGCACGCGCGGGAACCGCCGCTACCTGCCGCATCGCGGCCCGGGCGAGCACCTGCAGGTCGTCACGGTGATGAACTTCAAGGGCGGTTCCGGCAAGACGACGACCGCGGCGCATCTCGCCCAGCACCTTGCGCTACACGGCTACCGGGTGCTCGCCATCGATCTCGATCCGCAGGCCAGCCTCTCGGCCCTGTTCGGGCACCAGCCCGAGACCCATGTCGGGCCGAACGAGACGCTGTACGGCGCGATCCGCTACGACGACCAGCGCCGCCCGATCGCCGAGATCGTCCGGGGCACCTACATTCCCGGCCTGCACATCGTCCCGGCCAATCTCGAACTGATGGAGTTCGAGCACGATACCCCGAAGGCCCTGCTCCAGCGCCGCTCCGGCGACACCCTGTTCTTCGCCCGGATCGGCCAGGCGATCGGGCAGGCGCAGAACCTCTACGACGTCGTCGTGATCGATTGCCCGCCGCAGCTCGGATACCTGACGCTCTCGGCGCTGACCGCCGCGACCGCGGTGCTGATCACCGTCCATCCCCAGATGCTGGACGTGATGTCGATGAGCCAGTTCCTCCAGATGACCGGCGATCTGCTCGACGAGGTGTCGCGGCACGGGGCCTCCACCTCCTACGACTGGATGAAGTACCTGATCACCCGGTTCGAGCCGGGGGACGGGCCGCAGAACCAGATGGTGGCGTTCCTGCGCTCGATCTTCGGCGAGCACGTCCTGATTCACCCGATGCTGAAGAGCACGGCGATCTCGGATGCGGGCCTCACCAACCAGACCATCTTCGAGGTCGAGCGGCAGCAATTCACCCGCTCGACCTACGACCGCGCCGTGGAAGCGGTGACCAACGTGAACACCGAGATCGAGGCCCAGATCAAGAAAGCCTGGGGGAGGGCGGTTTGA
- a CDS encoding NAD(P)/FAD-dependent oxidoreductase, translated as MRDDPRSHGLWELSAPPAPPTQPLEGRIAVDVAIVGGGFTGLSAALHLAEGRTSVAILEGVEIGFGGSGRNVGLVNAGMWVMPDDLPGELGDRYGSALLDLLGAAPAAVFDLVERHGIACEPERRGTLHCAVGKKGLAELQERARQWQARGAPVRLLDAEETAAKVGTRAYAGALLDARAGTIQPLAYARGLAGAAIKAGARIHTGSPVVAVIDAGTHWRLDTPHGRVEAAQVIVATNAYTSAVWPEIRTELVHLPYFNMATAPLSDNLRRSILPERQGAWDTREVLSSFRFDQAGRLVFGSVGALRGTGLPIHRGWGRRALARLFPQLAGVSFETEWYGEIGMTVNNLPRFHRLGRNVVSFSGYNGRGIAPGTVFGRCLAQLVAGAIGEDALPLPVTDPVAAPRRRLKEAFYEAGAQLAHLTDARF; from the coding sequence ATGAGAGATGATCCGCGCAGCCACGGCCTCTGGGAGCTTTCGGCTCCCCCGGCTCCGCCGACGCAGCCACTCGAGGGTCGGATCGCGGTCGATGTGGCGATCGTCGGCGGCGGGTTCACGGGCCTGTCCGCCGCTCTCCACCTCGCGGAAGGGAGGACGAGCGTTGCGATTCTCGAAGGCGTCGAGATCGGATTCGGCGGGTCGGGCCGGAATGTCGGGCTCGTCAATGCCGGGATGTGGGTCATGCCCGACGACCTGCCGGGCGAACTCGGCGATCGCTACGGCTCAGCCCTCCTCGACCTGCTCGGCGCAGCACCCGCCGCGGTGTTCGATCTCGTCGAGCGGCACGGCATCGCCTGCGAGCCCGAGCGCCGGGGAACGCTGCATTGCGCGGTGGGCAAGAAGGGCCTCGCCGAGTTGCAGGAGCGCGCCCGCCAGTGGCAGGCCCGCGGCGCGCCGGTCCGGCTGCTCGACGCGGAGGAGACCGCGGCCAAGGTCGGCACCCGCGCCTATGCGGGCGCGCTGCTCGATGCGCGAGCCGGCACCATCCAGCCGCTCGCCTATGCCCGCGGCCTCGCAGGCGCTGCGATCAAGGCCGGGGCCCGGATCCACACCGGCAGCCCGGTCGTCGCCGTCATCGATGCGGGCACGCATTGGCGGCTCGACACCCCGCACGGCCGCGTCGAGGCCGCCCAGGTGATCGTGGCGACCAACGCCTATACCAGCGCGGTCTGGCCGGAGATCCGGACGGAACTCGTCCATCTGCCGTATTTCAACATGGCGACCGCACCGTTGAGCGACAACTTGCGCCGCTCGATCCTGCCCGAGCGCCAGGGCGCCTGGGATACCCGCGAGGTGCTGAGCTCGTTCCGGTTCGACCAGGCGGGCCGGCTCGTCTTCGGCAGCGTCGGCGCCTTACGCGGGACGGGCCTGCCCATCCACCGCGGCTGGGGCCGGCGGGCCCTCGCCAGGCTGTTTCCGCAACTCGCGGGCGTATCCTTCGAGACCGAGTGGTACGGAGAGATCGGCATGACGGTGAACAACCTGCCGCGCTTCCACCGCCTTGGCCGGAACGTCGTCTCGTTCAGCGGCTACAACGGCAGGGGCATCGCGCCCGGCACGGTCTTCGGCCGCTGCCTCGCCCAACTCGTCGCCGGCGCGATCGGTGAGGACGCGTTGCCGCTCCCGGTCACCGATCCGGTCGCGGCGCCCCGGCGGCGGCTGAAGGAGGCCTTCTACGAGGCCGGGGCCCAGCTCGCGCACCTGACCGATGCGCGTTTCTGA